In one window of Henckelia pumila isolate YLH828 chromosome 1, ASM3356847v2, whole genome shotgun sequence DNA:
- the LOC140875013 gene encoding uncharacterized protein isoform X3: protein MYSNATSGSVNGSAKKPEKTRKIWSAREEEVLIHALKEVISKGWKSDNGFRSGYLSLLETAMQTEIRGCNLHGIPHINSKIHVWKKTYSTLVTILTRSGVGWNDAEHTIDATDETWEDIIKGDQSLRTMRHKQWIHFHDWCEIFGNDCAAGDQRLNYDNALFDVFKLPDEPVTNESIRVDTPTAPVLEVSRDSISETETPLSKPISATTSKRNKRTKVNDVDESIVKAINNFAHITKDTMSALIKEMAAEEKISDAQDMVLEGLQGLTELNEEEQVRAAQLLFKSHDELALFKRLGEKGRICLVKRFLQGD from the exons ATGTACAGCAACGCAACTTCTGGAAGTGTCAATGGAAGTGCGAAGAAACCTGAAAAAACGCGAAAAATTTGGAGCGCACGTGAGGAAGAGGTTCTGATCCATGCTTTGAAAGAAGTCATCAGTAAGGGTTGGAAAAGCGATAACGGATTCAGATCCGGTTATTTAAGTTTACTTGAGACTGCAATGCAGACTGAAATTCGTGGATGTAACTTACATGGCATTCCCCATATCAATTCCAAAATCCATGTTTGGAAGAAAACGTACAGCACTTTGGTGACTATCTTGACAAGGAGTGGTGTTGGATGGAATGATGCTGAGCATACAATTGATGCTACAGATGAGACGTGGGAAGACATCATTAAG GGAGATCAAAGTTTACGAACTATGAGACACAAGCAGTGGATACATTTTCATGATTGGTGTGAAATCTTTGGAAATGATTGTGCTGCTGGAGACCAACGCTTGAACTATGACAATGCATTGTTCGACGTATTTAAACTTCCAGATGAACCTGTCACCAACGAGTCCATCCGAGTCGATACTCCAACAGCCCCTGTGTTAGAAGTCTCAAGGGACTCAATTTCGGAAACTGAGACTCCGCTGTCAAAACCAATTTCCGCAACAACTTCAAAGAGAAACAAAAGGACAAAAGTGAATGACGTTGATGAGTCCATAGTCAAGGCAATCAACAACTTTGCGCATATCACAAAAGATACAATGTCAGCTTTGATTAAGGAAATGGCAGCCGAGGAGAAGATTTCGGATGCACAAGATATGGTTTTAGAAGGTCTACAAGGGTTAACTGAGCTGAATGAAGAAGAGCAAGTGCGTGCAGCTCAGTTGCTGTTCAAAAGCCATGACGAATTGGCACTGTTTAAGCGTCTTGGTGAGAAAGGGAGGATATGCTTGGTGAAAAGGTTTTTACAAGGTGATTAA
- the LOC140875013 gene encoding uncharacterized protein isoform X2, with amino-acid sequence MSLQMNEINHLLEMYSNATSGSVNGSAKKPEKTRKIWSAREEEVLIHALKEVISKGWKSDNGFRSGYLSLLETAMQTEIRGCNLHGIPHINSKIHVWKKTYSTLVTILTRSGVGWNDAEHTIDATDETWEDIIKGDQSLRTMRHKQWIHFHDWCEIFGNDCAAGDQRLNYDNALFDVFKLPDEPVTNESIRVDTPTAPVLEVSRDSISETETPLSKPISATTSKRNKRTKVNDVDESIVKAINNFAHITKDTMSALIKEMAAEEKISDAQDMVLEGLQGLTELNEEEQVRAAQLLFKSHDELALFKRLGEKGRICLVKRFLQGD; translated from the exons ATGTCTCTACAGATGAACGAG ATCAATCATCTGTTAGAAATGTACAGCAACGCAACTTCTGGAAGTGTCAATGGAAGTGCGAAGAAACCTGAAAAAACGCGAAAAATTTGGAGCGCACGTGAGGAAGAGGTTCTGATCCATGCTTTGAAAGAAGTCATCAGTAAGGGTTGGAAAAGCGATAACGGATTCAGATCCGGTTATTTAAGTTTACTTGAGACTGCAATGCAGACTGAAATTCGTGGATGTAACTTACATGGCATTCCCCATATCAATTCCAAAATCCATGTTTGGAAGAAAACGTACAGCACTTTGGTGACTATCTTGACAAGGAGTGGTGTTGGATGGAATGATGCTGAGCATACAATTGATGCTACAGATGAGACGTGGGAAGACATCATTAAG GGAGATCAAAGTTTACGAACTATGAGACACAAGCAGTGGATACATTTTCATGATTGGTGTGAAATCTTTGGAAATGATTGTGCTGCTGGAGACCAACGCTTGAACTATGACAATGCATTGTTCGACGTATTTAAACTTCCAGATGAACCTGTCACCAACGAGTCCATCCGAGTCGATACTCCAACAGCCCCTGTGTTAGAAGTCTCAAGGGACTCAATTTCGGAAACTGAGACTCCGCTGTCAAAACCAATTTCCGCAACAACTTCAAAGAGAAACAAAAGGACAAAAGTGAATGACGTTGATGAGTCCATAGTCAAGGCAATCAACAACTTTGCGCATATCACAAAAGATACAATGTCAGCTTTGATTAAGGAAATGGCAGCCGAGGAGAAGATTTCGGATGCACAAGATATGGTTTTAGAAGGTCTACAAGGGTTAACTGAGCTGAATGAAGAAGAGCAAGTGCGTGCAGCTCAGTTGCTGTTCAAAAGCCATGACGAATTGGCACTGTTTAAGCGTCTTGGTGAGAAAGGGAGGATATGCTTGGTGAAAAGGTTTTTACAAGGTGATTAA
- the LOC140875013 gene encoding uncharacterized protein isoform X1 — protein MVSIVTESSLLKKTIQNHIRFCSSQINHLLEMYSNATSGSVNGSAKKPEKTRKIWSAREEEVLIHALKEVISKGWKSDNGFRSGYLSLLETAMQTEIRGCNLHGIPHINSKIHVWKKTYSTLVTILTRSGVGWNDAEHTIDATDETWEDIIKGDQSLRTMRHKQWIHFHDWCEIFGNDCAAGDQRLNYDNALFDVFKLPDEPVTNESIRVDTPTAPVLEVSRDSISETETPLSKPISATTSKRNKRTKVNDVDESIVKAINNFAHITKDTMSALIKEMAAEEKISDAQDMVLEGLQGLTELNEEEQVRAAQLLFKSHDELALFKRLGEKGRICLVKRFLQGD, from the exons ATGGTGAGCATAGTCACAGAATCATCGTTgctaaaaaaaacaattcagAATCACATTCGTTTCTGCAGTTCTCAG ATCAATCATCTGTTAGAAATGTACAGCAACGCAACTTCTGGAAGTGTCAATGGAAGTGCGAAGAAACCTGAAAAAACGCGAAAAATTTGGAGCGCACGTGAGGAAGAGGTTCTGATCCATGCTTTGAAAGAAGTCATCAGTAAGGGTTGGAAAAGCGATAACGGATTCAGATCCGGTTATTTAAGTTTACTTGAGACTGCAATGCAGACTGAAATTCGTGGATGTAACTTACATGGCATTCCCCATATCAATTCCAAAATCCATGTTTGGAAGAAAACGTACAGCACTTTGGTGACTATCTTGACAAGGAGTGGTGTTGGATGGAATGATGCTGAGCATACAATTGATGCTACAGATGAGACGTGGGAAGACATCATTAAG GGAGATCAAAGTTTACGAACTATGAGACACAAGCAGTGGATACATTTTCATGATTGGTGTGAAATCTTTGGAAATGATTGTGCTGCTGGAGACCAACGCTTGAACTATGACAATGCATTGTTCGACGTATTTAAACTTCCAGATGAACCTGTCACCAACGAGTCCATCCGAGTCGATACTCCAACAGCCCCTGTGTTAGAAGTCTCAAGGGACTCAATTTCGGAAACTGAGACTCCGCTGTCAAAACCAATTTCCGCAACAACTTCAAAGAGAAACAAAAGGACAAAAGTGAATGACGTTGATGAGTCCATAGTCAAGGCAATCAACAACTTTGCGCATATCACAAAAGATACAATGTCAGCTTTGATTAAGGAAATGGCAGCCGAGGAGAAGATTTCGGATGCACAAGATATGGTTTTAGAAGGTCTACAAGGGTTAACTGAGCTGAATGAAGAAGAGCAAGTGCGTGCAGCTCAGTTGCTGTTCAAAAGCCATGACGAATTGGCACTGTTTAAGCGTCTTGGTGAGAAAGGGAGGATATGCTTGGTGAAAAGGTTTTTACAAGGTGATTAA